The sequence caccacccgatcttttcccatgctttggcctcactcgcacgctatcacgaatcacttcccgataggtcacccatcattccactactccagcttaAGCatgcttaactctggagttcttcaGGATGTGTTCCGGAAAAGATAAGTCAACTTTgttgacataggtagccaaatcaattctcttaagcctttttcacatatcacaactggGAATGTTACATAATCATTCCATAAACGCATATTGCATTCTtcacgatttctttcgataaaaactTGTTTTTTCCTTGTCCTCCTTTCATCTTCTTAATCAATCAATGATCAGATTCTCGAACGTCTGTTCAAAATATTGATAGAAAGTTTCATCAAACGACTCTTCAAAATCGTTATGAGAAGAAGATGCCATGAGTTAGAATTGTTTTAGAAAGACAATGAAGAGAATGgagagagatgagagaataCAAAGACATAGACGAATCAAAAAGAATCACAGGAAGGAAATATTTAGTTGATCAAAAATGTTCTTCATTCTCAAGATTCTAGATCATGACACCAAGCCACCTAACGAGAATCTACTAAACCAATAGGATCAAGAAGTACTAGACATGATTTTCAGTGAATGGAAATTTTTACATTCACTCAAACAATCAAGGAAATTATCAAAACAGTGAAAATTTCTCCATCAACATCACATTATCAACAACGGAAATTGTATACAGAACCGAGAAGATCAATGTTGGTCGGGAAAATCATACCTTGAGTTTATAGAGAAGATCGATTGTCTCTCCAGAGAATAAATGATTGTCTCTTCAATGGAACTTCAATCTGCAATTGAAGAAATCAGATTTACAGACTAAACATCAAAAACGTACAAGAAGGACCAAAATCAAACACATGCAAAATTGaggaattgaaaaataaaaacgaaattacTTAGCTTTGCTCATCGATTACACTTAGCATCAACCGACGATTCTCTTCGTAAAGGAGAGCCACCGAGATTTTCTCCGTTGAGCCACAGAGACTCGCCGTCGCTGAGAGACACCGAGATTCTTAGTCGAGGAGAGCCACCGACATCTCTTCGTCGACGAGACCGATGAGATTCTTGAATGGGATAGCCACCACCACCGAGATTCTTCGTCGTCAAAATCAACCCACCATATTCTTCGAGGAGCCGACCACCGATCGTCTTCTTTAATGAATAGAAAGAGGCGTTTGTTTCTTTtcgtcttttcttttcttttttcttttcttttcctctCAAACTCAAAACCTAATACATCTTAAACACGTGGCTATTCTTCCACTCCTTATTTAAGACTCGCTGCTTACCtagttaccttttttttttttaattacaaattagCTAAGAATTGCACTTAAGAACCTGCAATTAAAAACATGCTCTAAGTGAAAAAAGGATATAATTATGACTTATGAGAGACTTCTTTATGTTCTCTAATATTTTGACATTACAATGTGTCTGCAGAAACGATATTTATTGCTGAAAAGAACCGAATACAGAGATCCAATTATTATGTTTCTGTTTCTTTGGTCCCAGCATCTTGGATATTATATGATATATCCATCTTACTCCACTTTTGTATCatcttcctttttatttttcttggttTCTAAGAATTCGATAACACCTTTGAGCGCAATATCAGCGTCCTTGCTCGCCATAAGTTGCTGGGTGATTTCGGCCGGAGTTGTGTTCACGTCAAGAACAAGCTTCTCAATAGAATCACACAGGATGTGACCATCAATCTTGAGGTATAAAGACACAAGTTTATTGAAAACAAGCGGTGTGCAATAGTCCATGAGAATATGAACGTCCATCCTTCCCGGCCTAAGCAACGCCGGGTCGAGCATTTCCTTGTGATTGGTTGTGAAAATTATGATCTTTTCTTCTCCGCAGCTCGACCAAAGTCCGTCCACAAAGTTCAGTAGACCAGACAAAGATATCTGTCATGAAAAAGGACAACTCATAAGGTTTGTAACAAAACAGAGAGGTTATAACAACTTACCCATCTTCATACTTGTTCTTTCCCTTTTTGgagtcatcatcatcttcttccttttctttgGTATGACGTTTCCGAGAAGCATCAGATCCACAATCGATGTCTTCAATAAGAAGAATTGACCGGTTCGTGGTGGAGGTGAGAATCTCACGCAACTCACCATCGTCTTTAACGCTCTGAATCTGGAGATCATAGATATTATACTTCATGTGCTTAGCAATAGCAGCCACCATAGAGGATTTTCCGGTACCAGGTGGACCGTAAAGAAGATATCCACGTTTCCAGGCACGTCCCACGCTCCTGAAGAAGTCTTTTCCTTTAGAGAAAGCATCAAGATCATCGATCAATGTTGTCTTGAGGTCTGGCTCAATGGCAAGCGTCTCGAAGGTGGTGTGGTGCTCGAAAATGGCGGACTCCCAGTCAGAATCTTCTTTGTTGTATGTGAAGATCTGTAGATTCTCTCGATGCCTCATTATCTCCTCTGCTGATTTCGTCACGTATGCGAAATAACCTGCCATTATCTTCTCACGAAACTCCTTCTTACACGTCAGATGAAAGTACCTGAAAAAAACCCATAAAACAACCCAACCAACAGTTTAAGAACAAACAATTTTAAAGTGTACCGTTTCTCGCGCCTCCCCTTAGATTTAACGTTGTGTAGAGTCCACTCAAGATGAATCCTTTCAAACTCGTCCATGATTT comes from Brassica rapa cultivar Chiifu-401-42 chromosome A02, CAAS_Brap_v3.01, whole genome shotgun sequence and encodes:
- the LOC103874273 gene encoding AAA-ATPase At1g43910-like; the protein is MATFYSQVPSVSSVFSLYTTFSAITMLLRTILNEVVPKGIREYITVKLVDYFSSYFQSDFTFVIEQHWGEYVENQTFRAAQVYLPTRLAGLSTGKLLVGSNNLKNPTAQPNLGIPVDTKIMDEFERIHLEWTLHNVKSKGRREKRYFHLTCKKEFREKIMAGYFAYVTKSAEEIMRHRENLQIFTYNKEDSDWESAIFEHHTTFETLAIEPDLKTTLIDDLDAFSKGKDFFRSVGRAWKRGYLLYGPPGTGKSSMVAAIAKHMKYNIYDLQIQSVKDDGELREILTSTTNRSILLIEDIDCGSDASRKRHTKEKEEDDDDSKKGKNKYEDGYLCLVY